A part of Dreissena polymorpha isolate Duluth1 chromosome 13, UMN_Dpol_1.0, whole genome shotgun sequence genomic DNA contains:
- the LOC127854699 gene encoding LIM domain-containing protein unc-97-like produces the protein MSYTMCAQCFQPFPDGVFYEFEGRKYCEHDFHVLFAPCCGKCGEFIVGRVIKALNNSWHPDCFRCQLCDNSFADTGFVKNAGRALCRDCNAHQKARAIGKYVCHKCHAIIEEGHIKYKGEAFHPYHFNCNSCR, from the exons ATGTCATACACCAT GTGTGCCCAGTGTTTTCAGCCTTTCCCAGATGGAGTATTTTATGAG TTTGAGGGGCGGAAGTATTGTGAACACGACTTCCATGTGCTGTTTGCTCCATGCTGCGGAAAGTGTG GTGAGTTTATAGTCGGACGTGTGATCAAGGCCCTCAACAACAGCTGGCATCCGGACTGTTTCCGTTGTCAGTTGTGTGACAACTCCTTTGCTGATACAGGCTTTGTCAAGAATGCAGGAAG AGCCCTGTGTCGAGACTGCAATGCCCACCAGAAGGCGAGGGCTATCGGCAAGTACGTCTGCCACAAGTGTCACGCCATCATCGAGGAGGGACACATCAAGTACAAGGGAGAGGCCTTCCATCCCTACCACTTCAACTGCAACTCATGCAGGTAA